GAATGTGGCACAATGATGTATAAATCAGACTTTGAGGAGAACCTTAATGTCTGTATAAACTGTGGTTATCACTTTAGGATTGATGCAAGAAAGAGAATCAACCTAATTGCTGACAAAGACACATTCAAAGAACAGTTTTCTAATATAGTTTCATCTGACCCACTTGATTTTTATGACGGTAAAGAGTCCTATAGAGATAAGATTTCAAAGATTGCAAGCGAGAAGAACATCAACGAGGCTGTAATAACTGGAACATGCGAGATATATGGTATTCCGATTGAGATTGCAGTTATGGATTTTGAGTTTATGGGTGGGAGTATGGGAAGTGTGGTTGGTGAGAAGATAACAAGGGCTGTAGAATATGCTACCAAACACTCTCTACCTCTTGTGATATTCTCGGCATCAGGCGGAGCAAGGATGCACGAAGGAATACTATCCCTTATGCAGATGGCAAAGACATCTGCCGCGATAAGAGAGTACAAACAGAAAGGAGGTTTTTATATATCGGTTATCACTGACCCAACGACAGGTGGTGTTACCGCTAGCTTCGCTATGCTTGGAGATGTGATAATTTCCGAACCTAAGGCACTGATAGGCTTCGCAGGCCCTAGAGTGATTGAACAGACTATAAAAGAAAAACTACCCGAAGGCTTCCAAAGAGCAGAGTTTGTAAAAGAGCACGGATTTGTTGATATTGTAGCACATAGAAAGGAAATCAAAAATATTCTTTACAAGTTAATATCGCTTATTTATAATAAATCCTAAATAATAGGAGGAGTTGTATGGCCAAGGTAATCCTAAAGCATGTTTCAAAGATTTATGAGAATGGTGTTAGAGCAGTTGATGATTTTAACCTTGAGATAAATGATGGAGAGTTTATAGTTATCGTTGGACCATCAGGTTGTGGAAAGACTACAACCTTGAGGATGGTAGCAGGACTTGAAGACATATCCGAAGGAGAACTATGGATTGATAATGTTCTTGTTAATAACATACCACCAAAGGACAGAGATATAGCGATGGTTTTCCAGAACTATGCCTTGTATCCTCATATGACAGTCTATAAGAATAT
This window of the Spirochaetota bacterium genome carries:
- the accD gene encoding acetyl-CoA carboxylase, carboxyltransferase subunit beta, whose product is MIITRSMNDDKNLWIKCPECGTMMYKSDFEENLNVCINCGYHFRIDARKRINLIADKDTFKEQFSNIVSSDPLDFYDGKESYRDKISKIASEKNINEAVITGTCEIYGIPIEIAVMDFEFMGGSMGSVVGEKITRAVEYATKHSLPLVIFSASGGARMHEGILSLMQMAKTSAAIREYKQKGGFYISVITDPTTGGVTASFAMLGDVIISEPKALIGFAGPRVIEQTIKEKLPEGFQRAEFVKEHGFVDIVAHRKEIKNILYKLISLIYNKS